One Rosa chinensis cultivar Old Blush chromosome 3, RchiOBHm-V2, whole genome shotgun sequence DNA window includes the following coding sequences:
- the LOC112194282 gene encoding 40S ribosomal protein S15a-1, which translates to MVRVSVLNDALKSMYNAEKRGKRQVIIRPSSKVIIKFLIVMQKHGYIGEFEYVDDHRSGKIVVELNGRLNKCGVISPRFDVGVKEIEGWTARLLPSRQMELLILDYLFS; encoded by the exons ATGGTGAGAGTCAGCGTTTTGAATGATGCTCTTAAGAGCATGTACAACGCAGAGAAGAGGGGCAAGAGACAGGTCATTATCAGGCCTTCGTCCAAGGTCATCATCAAGTTCCTTATCGTTATGCAGAAGCACG GTTATATTGGAGAGTTTGAGTATGTTGATGACCACAGATCTGGAAAGATTGTGGTTGAACTCAATGGGAGGCTGAACAAGTGTGGGGTTATCAGTCCTCGCTTTGATGTTGGTGTCAAGGAGATTGAAGGCTGGACGGCTAGACTTCTTCCGTCAAGACAGATGGAActattgattttggattatctATTTTCTTGA
- the LOC112194848 gene encoding probable aspartyl protease At4g16563 has translation MATPNPLLLSLISLFSLFHLAFSSKLTLPLSLLATHQSSSDPIQTVSLLSSASLSRAHHLKRPKHSNSSTTKVPLYPRSFGGYSIPLSFGTPPQTSTFVMDTGSSLVWFPCTSRYSCSSCVFPNIDPTHIPTFIPRLSSTSRIVGCKNPKCAWIFGPQINTKCPNSSQACPTYRIQYGSGATAGVLLSESLDLPNKTVPDFLVGCSILSIRQPAGIAGFGRGQESLPVQMGLSKFSYCLVSRRFDDTPVSSDLVLYSGSTSDDHDDSGGVSYTPFQKNPGASNSAYREYYYLALRKVVVGKKHVKIPYKYLVPGADDNGGTIVDSGSTFTFMERPVFEAVAEAFAAQMVQYTRAKDIENGTGLKPCFDISKEKTVDFPELVFQFKGGAKMALPLSNYFALVTSGGVVCLTIVTDGVAGPSLPSGPAIILGSFQQQNFYVEYDLAHDRFGFRQQSCKK, from the coding sequence ATGGCGACTCCCAAtcccctcctcctctctctcatttccctcttctctcttttccaCCTCGCATTCTCATCCAAACTCACACTTCCTCTCTCCCTACTCGCCACACACCAGTCCTCCTCAGATCCAATCCAGACCGTCAGCCTCCTCTCCTCCGCCTCACTCTCCCGCGCCCACCACCTCAAACGCCCCAAACACTCCAACTCCTCCACCACCAAAGTCCCTCTCTACCCCCGCAGCTTCGGCGGCTACTCCATTCCCCTCAGCTTCGGCACGCCGCCGCAGACCTCCACCTTCGTCATGGACACCGGCAGCAGCCTCGTCTGGTTCCCCTGCACCTCCCGCTATAGCTGCTCCAGCTGCGTCTTCCCCAACATTGACCCCACCCACATCCCCACCTTCATCCCCAGGCTCTCCTCCACTTCCCGAATCGTCGGCTGCAAAAACCCAAAATGCGCCTGGATTTTCGGCCCGCAAATCAATACCAAATGTCCAAACTCCTCCCAGGCCTGCCCGACGTACCGAATCCAGTACGGCTCCGGCGCCACCGCCGGAGTTTTGCTCTCCGAGTCCCTCGATTTACCCAATAAAACCGTCCCCGATTTCCTCGTCGGCTGCTCAATCCTCTCGATCAGACAACCCGCCGGAATCGCCGGCTTCGGACGCGGCCAGGAATCCCTCCCCGTCCAAATGGGACTCTCCAAATTCTCCTACTGCCTAGTCTCCCGCAGATTCGACGACACCCCCGTCAGCAGTGACCTCGTTCTCTACAGCGGCTCCACCTCCGACGACCATGACGACAGTGGTGGCGTCAGCTACACTCCTTTCCAGAAAAACCCCGGCGCCTCCAACTCCGCCTACCGCGAGTACTACTACCTCGCTCTCCGCAAAGTCGTCGTCGGGAAAAAACACGTCAAGATACCGTACAAGTACTTGGTTCCGGGGGCCGACGACAATGGCGGGACCATCGTGGACTCCGGGTCGACGTTCACTTTCATGGAGAGGCCGGTGTTCGAGGCGGTGGCGGAGGCGTTCGCGGCGCAGATGGTGCAGTACACCCGGGCCAAGGACATAGAGAACGGGACCGGGTTGAAGCCGTGCTTTGATATCTCCAAGGAGAAAACGGTGGACTTCCCGGAGCTGGTTTTCCAATTCAAGGGCGGTGCGAAGATGGCATTGCCGTTGAGCAATTACTTCGCTCTGGTCACCAGCGGCGGCGTTGTGTGCTTGACCATCGTCACGGACGGGGTGGCGGGGCCCAGCTTGCCGAGTGGGCCCGCGATTATTTTGGGGAGTTTCCAGCAGCAGAATTTTTACGTCGAGTACGATTTGGCGCACGATAGGTTCGGGTTTAGGCAACAGAGCTGTAAAaagtga
- the LOC112192442 gene encoding protein TRANSPARENT TESTA 9 isoform X1 produces the protein MWRSLWRSIDRFSLQYFKHIINELQQIKVVDRHNREFVIDLLQSIVELVTYGDRQDPLIFECFMEYQVLAEFVRVLKISRNSRIEAPLLQYLSIMIQNMNSEHSIYYCLSNDYINCIIGHEFEFEGDLALYYVSFLRAVSNKLNKDTLCLLLKVHGDAVVSFPLYYEALKFSHHREKMIQTAIRALTLSIYNVSDDMVYQYITGPPVSKYFSDLVASLREQFFHLDSLVQATNGRLTYQKREELLLETDEIIDDLYYLKDMLGIGDSRLSRVVMENLLRVLVFPILLPLLQLTQINGSNLSVVTSFYTVSRLLQVIGGKGMFDSVAGIILYPYMASSVRVSIERDSTESIGDAKSIFNQLSDMEKVESSDSEAEGAERISCPRDTIPVDRNGILAHIFSESYSLLLSSLFVLFILAEAKDLHPLLFRMIGLSGMQHMLATDGNTGNIIVIYRDQILNALLKVLASQPPFSILIQWHTGWFLRKLLIFQGKGLGCHNTQLFNASYQQSREYLQKELDGCWFDHIPEVLRNEWAGCKAALEESSQCKDPFFVLELDSSQQNTDGETTSYLAWQRMVDTVKVFILHLQLKSCILKGELLEEPMLNLSSAVADSGKTHASDVASASFGSEVPLGSGIPCRIAFSNAGIRDIYLIPVARKTSGKLLLAEKHPFRSHRGTVLAIAPLAGSNPKVDEDHPTWLHLQIREFEPKFRTKFRGYHAAKSNHIVDGRWTLGFSDAKACAAARSSVLEETRKLRSSVESLLAPLLQNNCLGNLSESEDD, from the exons ATGTGGCGTTCTCTCTGGCGATCCATCGATCGCTTCTCTCTCCAGTACTTCAA ACACATAATCAATGAACTGCAGCAAATCAAAGTTGTGGATAGGCATAACAGG GAATTTGTCATAGATTTACTACAGTCCATAGTGGAGCTAGTTACTTATGGCGATAGACAAGATCCACTGATTTTCGA ATGCTTTATGGAATACCAAGTTTTAGCAGAATTTGTTCGTGTGCTGAAGATCAGTAGAAATTCAAGAATTGAGGCACCATTGCTCCAGTATCTGAGTATAATGATTCAAAACATGAATAGTGAACATTCAATTT ATTATTGTTTGAGCAATGACTATATCAACTGCATTATTGGACATGAGTTTGAATTTGAAGGAGACCTAGCACTATATTATGTATCCTTCttgag AGCAGTGAGCAACAAACTAAACAAGGACACACTTTGCCTTCTTCTGAAGGTTCATGGG GATGCTGTAGTTTCATTTCCCCTGTATTATGAGGCTCTCAAATTTTCCCACCACCGGGAAAAGATGATTCAGACAGCTATCCGTGCATTAACTCTCAGTATATATAATG TTAGTGATGATATGGTTTATCAATATATAACTGGTCCTCCAGTCTCAAAGTATTTCTCAGACTTGGTTGCAAGCTTAAGAGAGCAATTCTTTCATCTAGATTCCCTTGTCCAGGCAACTAa TGGGAGGCTTACATATcagaagagagaagaacttCTTTTGGAAACGGATGAGATCATCGACGATTTGTATTACCTGAAGGATATGCTTGGTATCGGTGACTCCCGTTTGAGTAGAGTAGTTATGGAAAATCTTCTTAGAGTATTGGTCTTTCCCATACTACTTCCACTACTGCAGTTGACGCAGATTAAT GGCTCAAATTTATCTGTAGTCACGTCTTTCTATACTGTTTCTCGTCTGCTTCAAGTCATTGGTGGAAAAGGCATGTTCGACTCTGTGGCTGGAATCATTTTATATCCTTACATGGCCTCAAGTGTGAGAGTCTCTATTGAAAGGGACTCAACAGAGAGCATTGGTGATGCTAAATCTATATTCAACCAATTGAGTGACATGGAAAAAGTAGAATCTTCTGATTCTGAGGCTGAAGGAGCAGAAAGAATTAGCTGCCCCAGAGATACTATCCCTGTCGACAG GAATGGAATACTAGCTCATATTTTCTCGGAGAGTTATAGTCTATTGCTATCTTCACTGTTTGTATTATTTATTTTAGCAGAAGCAAAAG ATCTTCATCCACTGCTCTTTCGAATGATTGGATTAAGTGGGATGCAACATATGCTT GCAACAGATGGAAATACTGGAAATATCATTGTGATATATAGGGATCAG ATTTTAAATGCATTATTGAAGGTTTTAGCAAGTCAACCACCTTTCTCTATACTAATACAATGGCATACAGGGTGGTTCTTGCGGAAGCTattgatttttcaaggaaaaggTCTTGGTTGTCATAACACCCAGCTATTCAAT GCCTCATACCAGCAGTCTCGTGAATACCTTCAAAAGGAACTTGATGGATGCTGGTTTGATCATATCCCTGAGGTCTTAAGAAATGAATGGGCAGGCTGTAAAGCAG CTCTGGAGGAATCATCCCAATGTAAAGATCCTTTTTTTGTCTTAGAGCTTGACTCTAGCCAACAAAATACTGATG GTGAAACAACGTCCTACCTTGCGTGGCAGAGGATGGTCGACACTGTGAAG GTTTTCATTCTACATCTTCAGCTTAAATCATGTATTCTCAAAGGAGAACTGCTTGAAGAACCTATGCTGAACTTAAGCAGTGCAGTGGCTGACTCTGGCAAAACCCATGCTTCAGATGTTGCATCTGCAAGCTTTGGGTCAGAGGTTCCTTTAG GATCTGGAATACCTTGTCGAATCGCATTTTCCAATGCAGGAATTCGGGATATCTACTTGATACCTGTGGCAAGGAAAACATCAGGAAAATTACTTCTTGCAGAGAAGCATCCTTTCCGCAGTCATCGAGGAACGGTACTTGCTATTGCACCATTGGCTGGGTCGAAT CCGAAGGTAGATGAGGACCATCCAACATGGTTGCATCTTCAGATAAGAGAGTTCGAACCAAAATTCCGTACTAAATTTAGAGGATATCATGCAGCGAAGTCCAATCACATTGTTGATGGCAGATGGACGCTTGGTTTTTCAGATGCAAAGGCTTGCGCGGCTGCTAGATCATCAGTACTTGAGGAAACTCGGAAGCTGAGATCCTCTGTTGAGAGCTTACTTGCTCCTCTACTGCAAAATAACTGTCTAGGAAATTTATCAGAGAGCGAAGATGACTga
- the LOC112192442 gene encoding protein TRANSPARENT TESTA 9 isoform X2, translating to MNCSKSKLWIGITGFLSLFSVSAVLPLYQEFVIDLLQSIVELVTYGDRQDPLIFECFMEYQVLAEFVRVLKISRNSRIEAPLLQYLSIMIQNMNSEHSIYYCLSNDYINCIIGHEFEFEGDLALYYVSFLRAVSNKLNKDTLCLLLKVHGDAVVSFPLYYEALKFSHHREKMIQTAIRALTLSIYNVSDDMVYQYITGPPVSKYFSDLVASLREQFFHLDSLVQATNGRLTYQKREELLLETDEIIDDLYYLKDMLGIGDSRLSRVVMENLLRVLVFPILLPLLQLTQINGSNLSVVTSFYTVSRLLQVIGGKGMFDSVAGIILYPYMASSVRVSIERDSTESIGDAKSIFNQLSDMEKVESSDSEAEGAERISCPRDTIPVDRNGILAHIFSESYSLLLSSLFVLFILAEAKDLHPLLFRMIGLSGMQHMLATDGNTGNIIVIYRDQILNALLKVLASQPPFSILIQWHTGWFLRKLLIFQGKGLGCHNTQLFNASYQQSREYLQKELDGCWFDHIPEVLRNEWAGCKAALEESSQCKDPFFVLELDSSQQNTDGETTSYLAWQRMVDTVKVFILHLQLKSCILKGELLEEPMLNLSSAVADSGKTHASDVASASFGSEVPLGSGIPCRIAFSNAGIRDIYLIPVARKTSGKLLLAEKHPFRSHRGTVLAIAPLAGSNPKVDEDHPTWLHLQIREFEPKFRTKFRGYHAAKSNHIVDGRWTLGFSDAKACAAARSSVLEETRKLRSSVESLLAPLLQNNCLGNLSESEDD from the exons ATGAACTGCAGCAAATCAAAGTTGTGGATAGGCATAACAGG atttctctctctcttttctgtttCTGCTGTGCTCCCTCTCTACCAGGAATTTGTCATAGATTTACTACAGTCCATAGTGGAGCTAGTTACTTATGGCGATAGACAAGATCCACTGATTTTCGA ATGCTTTATGGAATACCAAGTTTTAGCAGAATTTGTTCGTGTGCTGAAGATCAGTAGAAATTCAAGAATTGAGGCACCATTGCTCCAGTATCTGAGTATAATGATTCAAAACATGAATAGTGAACATTCAATTT ATTATTGTTTGAGCAATGACTATATCAACTGCATTATTGGACATGAGTTTGAATTTGAAGGAGACCTAGCACTATATTATGTATCCTTCttgag AGCAGTGAGCAACAAACTAAACAAGGACACACTTTGCCTTCTTCTGAAGGTTCATGGG GATGCTGTAGTTTCATTTCCCCTGTATTATGAGGCTCTCAAATTTTCCCACCACCGGGAAAAGATGATTCAGACAGCTATCCGTGCATTAACTCTCAGTATATATAATG TTAGTGATGATATGGTTTATCAATATATAACTGGTCCTCCAGTCTCAAAGTATTTCTCAGACTTGGTTGCAAGCTTAAGAGAGCAATTCTTTCATCTAGATTCCCTTGTCCAGGCAACTAa TGGGAGGCTTACATATcagaagagagaagaacttCTTTTGGAAACGGATGAGATCATCGACGATTTGTATTACCTGAAGGATATGCTTGGTATCGGTGACTCCCGTTTGAGTAGAGTAGTTATGGAAAATCTTCTTAGAGTATTGGTCTTTCCCATACTACTTCCACTACTGCAGTTGACGCAGATTAAT GGCTCAAATTTATCTGTAGTCACGTCTTTCTATACTGTTTCTCGTCTGCTTCAAGTCATTGGTGGAAAAGGCATGTTCGACTCTGTGGCTGGAATCATTTTATATCCTTACATGGCCTCAAGTGTGAGAGTCTCTATTGAAAGGGACTCAACAGAGAGCATTGGTGATGCTAAATCTATATTCAACCAATTGAGTGACATGGAAAAAGTAGAATCTTCTGATTCTGAGGCTGAAGGAGCAGAAAGAATTAGCTGCCCCAGAGATACTATCCCTGTCGACAG GAATGGAATACTAGCTCATATTTTCTCGGAGAGTTATAGTCTATTGCTATCTTCACTGTTTGTATTATTTATTTTAGCAGAAGCAAAAG ATCTTCATCCACTGCTCTTTCGAATGATTGGATTAAGTGGGATGCAACATATGCTT GCAACAGATGGAAATACTGGAAATATCATTGTGATATATAGGGATCAG ATTTTAAATGCATTATTGAAGGTTTTAGCAAGTCAACCACCTTTCTCTATACTAATACAATGGCATACAGGGTGGTTCTTGCGGAAGCTattgatttttcaaggaaaaggTCTTGGTTGTCATAACACCCAGCTATTCAAT GCCTCATACCAGCAGTCTCGTGAATACCTTCAAAAGGAACTTGATGGATGCTGGTTTGATCATATCCCTGAGGTCTTAAGAAATGAATGGGCAGGCTGTAAAGCAG CTCTGGAGGAATCATCCCAATGTAAAGATCCTTTTTTTGTCTTAGAGCTTGACTCTAGCCAACAAAATACTGATG GTGAAACAACGTCCTACCTTGCGTGGCAGAGGATGGTCGACACTGTGAAG GTTTTCATTCTACATCTTCAGCTTAAATCATGTATTCTCAAAGGAGAACTGCTTGAAGAACCTATGCTGAACTTAAGCAGTGCAGTGGCTGACTCTGGCAAAACCCATGCTTCAGATGTTGCATCTGCAAGCTTTGGGTCAGAGGTTCCTTTAG GATCTGGAATACCTTGTCGAATCGCATTTTCCAATGCAGGAATTCGGGATATCTACTTGATACCTGTGGCAAGGAAAACATCAGGAAAATTACTTCTTGCAGAGAAGCATCCTTTCCGCAGTCATCGAGGAACGGTACTTGCTATTGCACCATTGGCTGGGTCGAAT CCGAAGGTAGATGAGGACCATCCAACATGGTTGCATCTTCAGATAAGAGAGTTCGAACCAAAATTCCGTACTAAATTTAGAGGATATCATGCAGCGAAGTCCAATCACATTGTTGATGGCAGATGGACGCTTGGTTTTTCAGATGCAAAGGCTTGCGCGGCTGCTAGATCATCAGTACTTGAGGAAACTCGGAAGCTGAGATCCTCTGTTGAGAGCTTACTTGCTCCTCTACTGCAAAATAACTGTCTAGGAAATTTATCAGAGAGCGAAGATGACTga
- the LOC112192442 gene encoding protein TRANSPARENT TESTA 9 isoform X3, translating to MEYQVLAEFVRVLKISRNSRIEAPLLQYLSIMIQNMNSEHSIYYCLSNDYINCIIGHEFEFEGDLALYYVSFLRAVSNKLNKDTLCLLLKVHGDAVVSFPLYYEALKFSHHREKMIQTAIRALTLSIYNVSDDMVYQYITGPPVSKYFSDLVASLREQFFHLDSLVQATNGRLTYQKREELLLETDEIIDDLYYLKDMLGIGDSRLSRVVMENLLRVLVFPILLPLLQLTQINGSNLSVVTSFYTVSRLLQVIGGKGMFDSVAGIILYPYMASSVRVSIERDSTESIGDAKSIFNQLSDMEKVESSDSEAEGAERISCPRDTIPVDRNGILAHIFSESYSLLLSSLFVLFILAEAKDLHPLLFRMIGLSGMQHMLATDGNTGNIIVIYRDQILNALLKVLASQPPFSILIQWHTGWFLRKLLIFQGKGLGCHNTQLFNASYQQSREYLQKELDGCWFDHIPEVLRNEWAGCKAALEESSQCKDPFFVLELDSSQQNTDGETTSYLAWQRMVDTVKVFILHLQLKSCILKGELLEEPMLNLSSAVADSGKTHASDVASASFGSEVPLGSGIPCRIAFSNAGIRDIYLIPVARKTSGKLLLAEKHPFRSHRGTVLAIAPLAGSNPKVDEDHPTWLHLQIREFEPKFRTKFRGYHAAKSNHIVDGRWTLGFSDAKACAAARSSVLEETRKLRSSVESLLAPLLQNNCLGNLSESEDD from the exons ATGGAATACCAAGTTTTAGCAGAATTTGTTCGTGTGCTGAAGATCAGTAGAAATTCAAGAATTGAGGCACCATTGCTCCAGTATCTGAGTATAATGATTCAAAACATGAATAGTGAACATTCAATTT ATTATTGTTTGAGCAATGACTATATCAACTGCATTATTGGACATGAGTTTGAATTTGAAGGAGACCTAGCACTATATTATGTATCCTTCttgag AGCAGTGAGCAACAAACTAAACAAGGACACACTTTGCCTTCTTCTGAAGGTTCATGGG GATGCTGTAGTTTCATTTCCCCTGTATTATGAGGCTCTCAAATTTTCCCACCACCGGGAAAAGATGATTCAGACAGCTATCCGTGCATTAACTCTCAGTATATATAATG TTAGTGATGATATGGTTTATCAATATATAACTGGTCCTCCAGTCTCAAAGTATTTCTCAGACTTGGTTGCAAGCTTAAGAGAGCAATTCTTTCATCTAGATTCCCTTGTCCAGGCAACTAa TGGGAGGCTTACATATcagaagagagaagaacttCTTTTGGAAACGGATGAGATCATCGACGATTTGTATTACCTGAAGGATATGCTTGGTATCGGTGACTCCCGTTTGAGTAGAGTAGTTATGGAAAATCTTCTTAGAGTATTGGTCTTTCCCATACTACTTCCACTACTGCAGTTGACGCAGATTAAT GGCTCAAATTTATCTGTAGTCACGTCTTTCTATACTGTTTCTCGTCTGCTTCAAGTCATTGGTGGAAAAGGCATGTTCGACTCTGTGGCTGGAATCATTTTATATCCTTACATGGCCTCAAGTGTGAGAGTCTCTATTGAAAGGGACTCAACAGAGAGCATTGGTGATGCTAAATCTATATTCAACCAATTGAGTGACATGGAAAAAGTAGAATCTTCTGATTCTGAGGCTGAAGGAGCAGAAAGAATTAGCTGCCCCAGAGATACTATCCCTGTCGACAG GAATGGAATACTAGCTCATATTTTCTCGGAGAGTTATAGTCTATTGCTATCTTCACTGTTTGTATTATTTATTTTAGCAGAAGCAAAAG ATCTTCATCCACTGCTCTTTCGAATGATTGGATTAAGTGGGATGCAACATATGCTT GCAACAGATGGAAATACTGGAAATATCATTGTGATATATAGGGATCAG ATTTTAAATGCATTATTGAAGGTTTTAGCAAGTCAACCACCTTTCTCTATACTAATACAATGGCATACAGGGTGGTTCTTGCGGAAGCTattgatttttcaaggaaaaggTCTTGGTTGTCATAACACCCAGCTATTCAAT GCCTCATACCAGCAGTCTCGTGAATACCTTCAAAAGGAACTTGATGGATGCTGGTTTGATCATATCCCTGAGGTCTTAAGAAATGAATGGGCAGGCTGTAAAGCAG CTCTGGAGGAATCATCCCAATGTAAAGATCCTTTTTTTGTCTTAGAGCTTGACTCTAGCCAACAAAATACTGATG GTGAAACAACGTCCTACCTTGCGTGGCAGAGGATGGTCGACACTGTGAAG GTTTTCATTCTACATCTTCAGCTTAAATCATGTATTCTCAAAGGAGAACTGCTTGAAGAACCTATGCTGAACTTAAGCAGTGCAGTGGCTGACTCTGGCAAAACCCATGCTTCAGATGTTGCATCTGCAAGCTTTGGGTCAGAGGTTCCTTTAG GATCTGGAATACCTTGTCGAATCGCATTTTCCAATGCAGGAATTCGGGATATCTACTTGATACCTGTGGCAAGGAAAACATCAGGAAAATTACTTCTTGCAGAGAAGCATCCTTTCCGCAGTCATCGAGGAACGGTACTTGCTATTGCACCATTGGCTGGGTCGAAT CCGAAGGTAGATGAGGACCATCCAACATGGTTGCATCTTCAGATAAGAGAGTTCGAACCAAAATTCCGTACTAAATTTAGAGGATATCATGCAGCGAAGTCCAATCACATTGTTGATGGCAGATGGACGCTTGGTTTTTCAGATGCAAAGGCTTGCGCGGCTGCTAGATCATCAGTACTTGAGGAAACTCGGAAGCTGAGATCCTCTGTTGAGAGCTTACTTGCTCCTCTACTGCAAAATAACTGTCTAGGAAATTTATCAGAGAGCGAAGATGACTga